A genomic segment from Gadus morhua chromosome 4, gadMor3.0, whole genome shotgun sequence encodes:
- the f10 gene encoding coagulation factor X, which translates to MFRLNPGLCCLLLLPLATANVFVGEAAAKELLGRRRRANSMFEELRQGNLERECIEERCDQEEAREIYEDKEKTNEFWSVYFDGDACLATPCVNGGVCKDGIGGYSCFCQPDYQGFNCEIAIPGLCESNNGGCDHFCRVVRGDVRCSCTDGYFLSADQKTCHSNETFMCGALFHESTRSIAPWYDVTLNSSVAENASQWDLGDLATHSPLPWQPEDYPADGVREEPVLPQHRGQTRIVGGDECPPGECPWQALLLNEEDRGFCGGTILNHYMILTAAHCMNQSRYIYVILGEFDTRVKEGREEAHTVDRVLIHRRYAPGTFHNDIALIKLRSPIAFSRFIIPACLPQREFAEKVLMRQPLGLVSGLGRLGEGKQQASVLQRLLLPFVDRAACMESSQFRITNHMFCAGYGDGKRDACQGDSGGPHVTKYRDTYFVTGVVSWGEGCARQGKYGVYTQVSKYIRWIREGMKLLMPKERGPGAGRLRRDAGPLHRPWVPARAP; encoded by the exons ATGTTCCGGCTGAACCCAGGCCTCTGCTGTCTCCTCCTGTTGCCCCTGGCAACTGCTAATG TGTTTGTGGGCGAGGCGGCGGCCAAGGAGCTgctggggcggcggcggcgggccaaCAGTATGTTCGAAGAGCTGCGTCAGGGCAACCTGGAGCGGGAGTGCATCGAGGAGCGCTGCGACCAGGAGGAGGCCCGCGAGATCTACGAGGACAAGGAGAAGACg AATGAATTTTGGAGCGTTTACTTTG ACGGAGATGCCTGTCTCGCCACACCCTGTGTGAACGGCGGCGTGTGTAAGGATGGCATCGGAGGGTACAGCTGCTTCTGTCAACCAGACTACCAGGGCTTCAACTGTGAAATAG CCATCCCGGGACTGTGTGAGAGCAATAACGGGGGTTGCGACCACTTCTGTCGCGTTGTCCGCGGCGACGTCCGCTGCTCCTGCACCGACGGGTACTTCCTGTCAGCTGACCAGAAGACCTGCCACTCCAAcg agacctTCATGTGTGGCGCTCTGTTCCATGAGAGCACCCGGTCGATAGCCCCCTGGTACGACGTCACTCTGAACTCCAGCGTGGCGGAGAACGCCTCCCAGTGGGACCTGGGGGACCTGGCCACCCACAGCCCGCTGCCGTGGCAACCAGAGGACTACCCCGCCGACGGCGTCCGCGAGGAGCCCGTGCTGCCGCAGCACCGGGGGCAGACCCGCATCGTGGGCGGGGACGAATGCCCCCCCGGAGAGTGCCCCTGGCAG GCTCTCCTCCTGAACGAGGAGGACAGAGGCTTCTGCGGAGGAACCATCTTGAACCACTACATGATCCTGACCGCCGCCCACTGCATGAACCAATCACGCTACATCTACGTCATCCTCG gcgAGTTCGACACGCGGGTGAAGGAGGGCCGGGAGGAGGCCCACACGGTGGACCGGGTGCTGATCCACCGCCGCTACGCGCCGGGGACCTTCCACAACGACATCGCCCTCATCAAGCTCAGATCCCCCATCGCCTTCTCCAGGTTCATCATCCCCGCCTGCCTCCCCCAGAGGGAGTTCGCTGAGAAG gtcctgATGCGCCAGCCGCTGGGCCTGGTGAGTGGCCTGGGCCGGCTGGGCGAGGGGAAGCAGCAGGCCTCGGTGCTCCAGCGGCTCCTCCTGCCCTTCGTGGACCGCGCCGCCTGCATGGAGTCCAGCCAGTTCCGCATCACCAACCACATGTTCTGCGCCGGCTACGGCGACGGCAAGCGGGACGCCTGCCAGGGGGACAGCGGCGGCCCCCACGTCACCAAGTACCGGGACACCTACTTCGTGACGGGCGTGGTGAGCTGGGGGGAGGGCTGCGCGCGCCAGGGGAAGTACGGCGTCTACACCCAGGTGTCCAAGTACATCCGCTGGATCAGGGAGGGCATGAAGCTGCTGATGCCCAAGGAGAGGGGCCCTGGGGCGGGGAGGCTGAGGAGGGACGCAGGCCCCCTCCACCGGCCCTGGGTCCCGGCCAGAGCGCCATAG